Below is a window of Halogeometricum rufum DNA.
GGTCGTCGGCCCAGTCGACGCCCCGTTCGAGGAGGCGACTGCCGATGCCCTTCCCGCGGAACTCCGAGCGCGTCCCGACGGTGAGGACGGCGGTGTGGCGGAGTTTCCCCGTCTCGGGGAGGTCGAGGTGACACCACCCGGCGAGTTCGTCGTCGACGGTGGCGACGAACACCATCCGCGACTGCACCTCGTTGTGCCGGAGGACGACCTCCTCGTGGTCTATCATCTCGCCGACCGTCTCGGCCTCGATGTACGTCCCCTCCTCGGCGACCTCCTGAATCGCGTCCACGAGGGCGTCCAGGTCCACCTGCTGGGCGGTCCGGATGGTGAACCCCTCGCCGTCGTCCGCCTCGAACACCTGCGCGTCGTCCTCGTCGTAGGCGACCTGCACCTTGTCGCCCACCTTCCGGATGTAGCCCTCCCGACGGAGAACGGTCAGGTGCGCCCCCAGCGCGGCCGGTTCGAAGTTGAGCGCTCGCCGGACCTCGTCCTCGCGGACGATGCCGTGGCTCTCGACGTAGTCGTAGATGTCTTTGCGGTCCGCGTTGTCGAACGCCAGCGTCTCCGTTACGTCCATGACCCGTGCTACCACCCACCAAAAGTTAACGTTTTTTCGTGAACTCCGACACGTTCGGCCGCCGGCGCGCCCGCGAGAGAGGACTCACCGGCGCGGCGGCACGTCGGTGAGCAGTCGCGCCACCTCGCGGGCGTCGTGCGTCTGGAGCAGTATCTCCGCCGCCGTTCGCACCGTGGCGTCCGGGTCCACGTCGACGCCGTAACACCGGGCGTACAGCGATAGCCAGTCGTTCAGGGCCCGGTGGAGCAGGTCCAGTTCCGTCTGGGAGAACCGGGCGTGGTCCCCGCCGGTGTGCGCCTCCACGTAGACGCCCGTCACCGGCGCGACGCCCTCGCGGACGTACGACAGGGCTCGCTCGTCGGCCCCGCCGTCCGGCGGCGCCTCGAACCGCCGTCGCTCCGCCCGCGCCGACGCCGCGAGCGACCGAATCTCCTCGACGTGTCCCGAGTGGCGGCCGTCCTCGGCCGTCCGTTCGCCCCCGGCCGCGCGACCGTCATCGGTGTAGCCCCCGTCCGCACGCGCGGACCGGGCCGACGCCTCCTCGGTCATCCGTCGTCGTAGGAGACGCCCTTGCCGCCGCGCGGGTGGGTCCACTCGGTGTCGGCGACGACGGCGCACGTCCCGCACTCGACGCAGGGCTGAGTGTCGAGGCTCACGACGTGTCGCTCGTCGCCGTTCGTCCGCACGAACTCGTCGCGGTAACAGCCGCCGCCGAAGCCCTCGGCGCTGACCGGACAGGCGGCGACGGCCGCTCCGCTGGCCTCGTAGGAGTCGTCCTGCAGGACGATGTGCGGGTTGCCCACGTCGGTGTCGTACGTCAACTCGCCGATGCGCTCCTCCAGACTCGGCGGTTCGACGCGGTTCGTGTCCGTGACGCGCGTCCCGAGTTCCTCGGCGACGACCGTCGGGAGCGTCACGTACGGCGTCCGCGTGTCCGGCGCGATGGACAGGAGCAGCGGCGACCCGTAGAGACGTTCGAGCGTCCCGCTCCCGAGAGCGCGGACGCCGAGGCGGCCGAGCCGCGAGGTCAGAAGCGAGTCGAGGGCGTCGGTCACGTCGTCGCGTTCGGCGACGGTCCGAGTGAGGTCGTAGCCTCGCGGCCGGAGTTTCTCCATGACGCCCTCCTCGCGGAGTTTCTCCGCGTACCGCTCGCCCACCTGCTCTGGCTTGCCGCGCGCCGTCGACTGCGCGAACGCCTCGGCGGCGAGTGCGCCGGCGGTGACGGCGTGGTTCATCCCCTTGATGATGGGCCCCTGCGCCTGCATCTGCCCGGCGGCGTCGCCGACGAGGAGCAGTCGCCCCTCGTGTGGGTCCCGCAGGGCCACCTTCTTCGAGTCGGGGACGAGTTTCGCCGCGTACTCGCGTTCGTGGTAGTCGTCGCCCAACCACTGCGCGAGGAGCGGGTGGGTCAGCAGGGCGTCGAGCAGTTCGTGCGGTTCCGCGCGTTCGGCGACGAGGCTGTCGAGGTGGAACACCGTCCCGATGGACAGCGAGTCGCGGTTCGTGTAGAGGAAGCCGCCGCCGCGGACGTCGCTGAACAGGTCGCCGGAGAACAGGTGCGCGACCCCCTCGTCGTCGGCGAGGGCGAACCGGTCGTTCACCTCCTCCGGCGGCAGGTCCACCACCGCTTTGACGCCCTGGAACCACTCGTCGGGCTCCTCCCAGTCCATCAGGCCGGCGTCGCGGGCCAACTCGGAGTTGACGCCGTCGGCGGCGATTATCACGTCCGCCTCGATGGGGTCGAGTTCGTCCATCGTGACGCCGATTATCTCGCCGTCGTCGTCGCGCAGCAACCCGTTCGCGCGCACCTCGGTCAGCAGGCCGCCGCCCGTCTCGCGCGTCACCTCGTGGACGCGGTCCTCGAGCCACGAGTCCATCTTCCGTCGGAGGACGGCGTCGGCCCACTCGGTGTCGTGGTCGTGCAGGCTCGTCAGGTCCATCGTCTCCACCCGGTCGCCCGCGACGTTGTGGATGTAGTAGCGGGTCACCGGGCGCTCCGCGGCCGCCTCGCGGAAGTCGGGGAACAGGTCGTCGATGGTCACCGGCGCGGACTCCTCGCCGTAGATGATGCCGCCGGAGACGTTCTTCGACCCGGCCTCGACGCCGCGTTCCAGCACCAGCGTCTCGACGCCGTACCGGGCGAGCGTCGCCGCCGCCGCGGCCCCGCCGGGACCCGCGCCGACGACCACCGCCTCGTAGTGTTCGTGTTCCGTCATCGCGGCTCACCTCCGTCGGTCGCCGCCGCGTCCTCGGCGGCCGCGCCGAAGTCGAAGGACCCCCGCTCGACGGCCTCGGTCAGTCGCGGCAGCACCTCGAACAGGTCGCCCTCGATGAAGTAGTCCGAGAAGTCGCGGATGCGCGCGTCGGGGTCGGTGTTGACCGCCACGATGGTCTCGGACTCGTCCATGCCGACCTTGTGCTGCACCGCGCCGGAGATGCCCGCCGCGACGTAGAGTTTCGGCGCGACGACCTGTCC
It encodes the following:
- a CDS encoding FAD-dependent monooxygenase; amino-acid sequence: MTEHEHYEAVVVGAGPGGAAAAATLARYGVETLVLERGVEAGSKNVSGGIIYGEESAPVTIDDLFPDFREAAAERPVTRYYIHNVAGDRVETMDLTSLHDHDTEWADAVLRRKMDSWLEDRVHEVTRETGGGLLTEVRANGLLRDDDGEIIGVTMDELDPIEADVIIAADGVNSELARDAGLMDWEEPDEWFQGVKAVVDLPPEEVNDRFALADDEGVAHLFSGDLFSDVRGGGFLYTNRDSLSIGTVFHLDSLVAERAEPHELLDALLTHPLLAQWLGDDYHEREYAAKLVPDSKKVALRDPHEGRLLLVGDAAGQMQAQGPIIKGMNHAVTAGALAAEAFAQSTARGKPEQVGERYAEKLREEGVMEKLRPRGYDLTRTVAERDDVTDALDSLLTSRLGRLGVRALGSGTLERLYGSPLLLSIAPDTRTPYVTLPTVVAEELGTRVTDTNRVEPPSLEERIGELTYDTDVGNPHIVLQDDSYEASGAAVAACPVSAEGFGGGCYRDEFVRTNGDERHVVSLDTQPCVECGTCAVVADTEWTHPRGGKGVSYDDG
- a CDS encoding GNAT family N-acetyltransferase; this encodes MDVTETLAFDNADRKDIYDYVESHGIVREDEVRRALNFEPAALGAHLTVLRREGYIRKVGDKVQVAYDEDDAQVFEADDGEGFTIRTAQQVDLDALVDAIQEVAEEGTYIEAETVGEMIDHEEVVLRHNEVQSRMVFVATVDDELAGWCHLDLPETGKLRHTAVLTVGTRSEFRGKGIGSRLLERGVDWADDHGFEKLYNSVPATNEAAIAFLEDHGWETEAVREDHYKIGDDYVDEVMMAVGIR